In Archocentrus centrarchus isolate MPI-CPG fArcCen1 chromosome 21, fArcCen1, whole genome shotgun sequence, the following are encoded in one genomic region:
- the hdac4 gene encoding histone deacetylase 4 isoform X2, producing MVDVSTAALPSTATAILPMDLRVVDHAHHHQQQPPFGLVPPPHPTPPTSTACPTSTETGRGPVISQQEQHLQQELVALKHKQQLQRQLLIAEFQRQHEQLSRQHEVQLQEHIKHQQELLALKHQQELLEHHRKMEQQRHEEQLEKQQREHKLHQLKNKERGQESAVASTEVKMRLQEFVLNKKKALAQRNLNHCLPSDPRYWYGKTQHSSLDQSSPPQTALSAYNPILGTYDSKDDFPLRKTASEPNLKLRSRLKQKVTERRSSPLLRRKDGHIATAKKRSLDVAESACNSAPGSGPSSPNNGSGNIPTENGGTICSSPGEASLLQRLAAREGSISQLSLYTSPSLPNITLGLPATGPASTVVSGHQDGESHLALPALQQGISLTPPFLHTAHLPSYLASSALDREGPGGGTAGHNPLLQHMVLLEQSHSPMVGLGGIPLQSPSVSKLVRGHRPLGRTQSAPLPQQQCGQAQALQQLVVQQQHQQFLEKHKQLFQQQHIINKIMSKPSDQASAGGPGPSGPGRQHQSHPEETEEELREHQALSSSSSSSSYTSVQETGLLRGLAIKQEPPDPQEQEEREQRERQTEQDFLFRQQALLLEQQRIHQLRNYQASMEAAGLSASFAGHRPLSRAQSSPASASFPMVVQEPPAKPRFTTGLVYESLMQKHQCICGSTTSHPEHAGRIQSIWSRLQETGLRAHCECIRGRKASLEELQTVHSEAHVMLYGTNPLRQKLDSSVNPMFVRLPCGGIGVDSDTIWNEVHSSSAARLAVGSVVELVFKVASGELKNGFAIVRPPGHHAEESTPMGFCYFNSVAIAAKLLQQRLNVSKILIVDWDVHHGNGTQQAFYADPSVLYLSLHRYDDGNFFPGSGAPDEVGSGAGEGFNVNMAFTGGLDPPMSDAEYLAAFRTVVMPIANEFAPDMVLVSSGFDAVDGHAPPLGGYKLTAKCFGYLTRQLMGLAGGRLVLALEGGHDLTAICDASEACISALLGNELDPIPDEVLQQRPNANAIRSMEKVIEAHSKYWCSLQRSASTLGYSLSEALKREAEEAETVSAMASLSVANKHIGKGTEEEPMEEEALM from the exons TGGACGTGAGCACAGCAGCGCTGCCCTCCACCGCCACAGCCATCCTTCCCATGGATCTGCGCGTAGTGGACCACGCTCACCACCACCAACAGCAGCCCCCCTTTGGGCTGGTtcctccaccccaccccaccccacccacttCCACAGCTTGTCCCACATCAACAGAAACAGGCCGTGGACCAGTCATTA GCCAGCAGGAACAGCACCTGCAGCAGGAGCTGGTGGCTCTTAAACACAAGCAACAGCTCCAGAGGCAGTTACTCATTGCAGAGTTTCAGAGGCAACACGAACAGCTGTCACGACAACATGAAGTTCAGCTGCAGGAACATATCAAG CACCAACAGGAGTTACTGGCGCTCAAGCATCAACAAGAGCTGCTGGAGCACCACAGGAAGATGGAGCAACAACGTCACGAGGAGCAGCTGGAGAAGCAGCAGCGGGAACACAAACTCCATCAACTCAAAAACAAGGAGAGGGGACAAGAGA GTGCAGTCGCCAGTACAGAGGTAAAGATGCGACTTCAGGAATTTGTTCTGAACAAAAAGAAAGCCTTGGCTCAGCGAAACCTAAACCACTGTCTGCCCAGCGACCCACGCTACTGGTATGG aaaaacCCAGCATAGCTCTTTGGACCAGAGCTCACCTCCCCAAACAGCACTGTCAGCATACAATCCAATCCTGGGCACATATGACTCAAAAGATGACTTCCCTCTCCGCAAAACAG CCTCTGAGCCCAACCTAAAGCTTCGCTCCCGACTAAAACAGAAGGTGACAGAGCGTCGCAGCAGCCCTCTGCTCCGTAGGAAAGATGGACACATTGCTACTGCCAAGAAGCGTTCTCTAGACGTGGCTG AGTCTGCATGCAACAGTGCACCAGGCTCAGGTCCCAGTTCACCCAACAATGGCTCTGGTAACATCCCCACTGAGAATGGGGGAACAATCTGCAGCAGTCCAGGAGAG GCCTCCCTGCTTCAGAGGTTGGCAGCACGGGAAGGTTCAATTAGCCAGCTCTCTCTCTACACCTCTCCTTCTCTGCCCAACATCACCTTGGGCCTGCCAGCCACAGGTCCTGCTAGCACT GTGGTATCGGGACACCAAGATGGTGAGAGTCATCTGGCATTGCCTGCGTTACAGCAGGGCATTTCACTGACCCCTCCTTTCCTGCACACTGCCCACCTGCCCTCCTACTTGGCATCTTCAGCACTGGACAGGGAGGGGCCTGGAGGGGGCACGGCTGGTCACAACCCCCTCCTCCAACACATGGTATTGCTGGAGCAGAGCCACAGTCCAATGG TTGGTCTGGGTGGGATACCACTTCAGTCGCCCTCTGTCTCCAAGCTTGTGCGGGGCCACCGTCCCCTGGGGAGAACCCAGTCAGCCCCTCTGCCCCAGCAGCAGTGTGGACAGGCCCAGGCCCTGCAGCAGTTGGTggtccagcagcagcaccagcagttCCTGGAGAAGCACAAGCAACTGTTCCAACAACAGCACatcatcaacaag ATAATGTCCAAGCCCAGCGATCAGGCCTCAGCTGGAGGCCCGGGTCCCTCAGGGCCAGGAAGGCAGCACCAGAGTCACCCAGAGGAGACAGAAGAGGAGCTTAGGGAGCACCAGGcgctctcctcttcatcatcgtCTTCCTCTTATACCTCTGTGCAAGAGACAGGGTTGCTACGTGGGCTGGCCATCAAGCAGGAGCCTCCAGATCCTCAGGAGCAGGAAGAGAGGGAGCAAAGGGAGAGACAGACTGAGCAGGACTTCCTGTTCAGACAG CAGGCTCTGCTCTTAGAGCAGCAGCGGATACACCAGTTGAGGAACTACCAAGCCTCGATGGAAGCAGCTGGGCTGTCGGCCAGTTTTGCTGGACATCGGCCTCTCTCCAGGGCTCAGTCATCTCCAGCCTCTGCCTCCTTCCCCATGGTAGTACAGGAGCCACCAGCCAAGCCGCGATTTACTACAG GTCTAGTGTACGAGTCTTTGATGCAGAAGCACCAGTGCATATGTGGCAGCACTACCAGTCATCCGGAGCACGCCGGCCGCATTCAGAGTATCTGGTCCCGACTGCAGGAAACAGGCCTCAGGGCGCACTGCGAG tgtATTCGTGGGAGGAAGGCCTCATTGGAGGAGTTACAAACAGTCCACTCTGAAGCCCACGTCATGCTATATGGAACTAACCCACTGCGGCAGAAACTAGATA gtTCGGTAAATCCCATGTTTGTGAGGTTACCATGTGGAGGCATAGGG GTGGACAGCGACACCATTTGGAATGAAGTCCATTCATCCAGCGCAGCACGTCTGGCTGTCGGCTCTGTGGTGGAGCTCGTCTTCAAAGTAGCATCAGGAGAACTGAAG AATGGTTTTGCTATAGTTCGACCACCTGGACACCATGCTGAGGAGAGCACACCTAT GGGTTTCTGTTATTTCAACTCGGTCGCCATAGCAGCCAAGCTCCTGCAGCAGAGACTCAATGTCAGTAAAATCCTCATCGTAGATTGG GATGTCCACCATGGTAATGGCACCCAGCAGGCATTCTACGCTGACCCCAGTGTCCTTTACCTGTCTCTGCACCGTTATGATGATGGGAACTTCTTCCCTGGAAGTGGCGCACCTGATGAG GTGGGCAGTGGAGCAGGTGAAGGTTTCAATGTGAACATGGCCTTTACTGGAGGACTGGACCCTCCCATGAGTGATGCAGAGTATCTAGCTGCATTCAG AACGGTGGTCATGCCTATTGCCAATGAGTTTGCGCCTGACATGGTTCTGGTATCTTCTGGTTTTGATGCAGTAGATGGACATGCTCCACCACTTGGTGGATACAAACTGACAGCCAAAT GCTTTGGCTACCTGACCAGGCAGCTAATGGGTCTGGCAGGCGGTCGGTTGGTGCTTGCCTTGGAGGGGGGTCACGACCTCACAGCCATATGTGATGCCTCCGAAGCCTGCATCTCTGCTCTGCTTGGCAATGAG